The following proteins are co-located in the Burkholderia sp. HI2500 genome:
- a CDS encoding LysR family transcriptional regulator has product MTFDLRQLRAFTTIVACGSLGRAADALHVTQPALSRILKRLEDQVGAPLFERHSKGVQLTAFGDALLPHATLLQHEAEHAREELDAMRGFAKGTIKVGTVGSIASLVLPVAVGRVLDRWPNLRVEIIEGVWDRLAEGLNKHEIDLALSAHGPDTDEIVAIPECRWEDRSHIVAAQHHPLRALGRAPTLADTLHARWAIPPRGTAPFDHMRATFDAHGLALPDIAVETRSVTTLKSLVAHAGFLSWMAEPMYGAEQRAGTIDTLPVREVVAVRTLTAFRRRHGILPGPAGKLLEELVALTREGR; this is encoded by the coding sequence ATGACTTTCGATCTCCGACAATTGCGCGCCTTCACGACGATCGTCGCGTGCGGCAGCCTCGGCCGCGCGGCCGACGCGCTGCACGTGACGCAGCCGGCGCTGAGCCGGATCCTGAAGCGACTCGAGGACCAGGTCGGCGCGCCCTTGTTCGAGCGCCACTCGAAGGGTGTGCAGCTCACCGCGTTCGGCGACGCGCTGCTGCCGCATGCGACGCTGCTGCAGCACGAGGCCGAGCACGCACGCGAGGAGCTCGATGCGATGCGCGGGTTTGCGAAGGGCACGATCAAGGTCGGCACGGTGGGCAGCATCGCGAGCCTCGTGCTGCCGGTCGCGGTCGGCCGCGTGCTCGACCGCTGGCCGAACCTGCGCGTCGAGATCATCGAAGGCGTGTGGGACCGGCTCGCGGAAGGGCTGAACAAGCACGAGATCGATCTCGCGCTGTCCGCGCACGGGCCCGATACCGACGAGATCGTCGCGATTCCCGAGTGTCGCTGGGAGGATCGCAGCCACATCGTTGCGGCGCAGCACCATCCGCTGCGCGCGCTCGGCCGCGCGCCGACGCTCGCCGACACGCTGCACGCGCGCTGGGCGATTCCGCCGCGCGGCACCGCGCCGTTCGACCACATGCGCGCGACCTTCGACGCGCACGGGCTGGCGCTGCCCGACATCGCGGTCGAGACGCGCTCGGTTACTACATTGAAGAGCCTCGTCGCGCATGCCGGCTTCCTGAGCTGGATGGCCGAGCCGATGTACGGCGCCGAGCAGCGCGCCGGCACGATCGACACGCTGCCGGTGCGCGAGGTCGTCGCGGTGCGCACGCTCACCGCGTTCCGGCGCCGCCACGGCATCCTGCCGGGGCCAGCGGGCAAGCTGCTCGAGGAACTCGTCGCGTTGACGCGCGAAGGACGCTGA
- the mdlC gene encoding benzoylformate decarboxylase: MSGHTPPSAAPITVRDAVIDLFRQFGIDRVFGNPGSTELPMFRDFPDDFRYVLGLHEAVVVGMADGHAQATGNAAVVNLHSAAGVGNAMGNLFTAFKNRTPLIVTAGQQARAILPFDPFLGATQAAELPKPYVKWSIEPARAQDVPAAIARAYRIAMQEPRGPVFVSIPVDDWDQPAELLPRRDVSHVVRPDPDALARLGDALDAARRPAFVVGAAVDRAGAWDDVVRLAERHRARVYVAPMSGRCSFPEDHPLFAGFLPAIREKIVARLDGHDLVFAFGAPAFTYHIEGFGPHVPPGATLVQLVDDPGLAAWTPSGDAVVGNLRLAARDLLARPAPPERPMPAPRPPRARVEPPAAGERMSVAFALQTLADVRAAHDIVVEEAPSARPVMQEHLPFTHSGTFYTMDSGGLGYGMPAAVGVALAQPGRRVIGLIGDGSSLYSIQALWSAAQLKLPITFVILNNRRYAALQDFAPVFGFGPDDPVQGTDLPNLDFVALAQGMGCRGVRVSDATRLRDTMTDALRVAAPVVVEVEIV, translated from the coding sequence ATGTCCGGCCATACGCCCCCTTCCGCCGCACCGATCACCGTTCGCGATGCGGTGATCGACCTGTTTCGCCAGTTCGGCATCGACCGCGTGTTCGGCAACCCCGGCTCGACCGAGCTGCCGATGTTCCGCGACTTCCCGGACGATTTCCGCTACGTGCTCGGCTTGCATGAAGCTGTCGTGGTCGGGATGGCCGACGGCCACGCGCAGGCGACCGGCAATGCGGCGGTCGTCAACCTGCATTCGGCGGCGGGTGTGGGCAACGCGATGGGCAATCTCTTCACCGCCTTCAAGAACCGCACGCCGCTGATCGTCACCGCGGGCCAGCAGGCGCGCGCGATCCTGCCGTTCGACCCGTTCCTCGGCGCGACGCAGGCCGCCGAGCTGCCGAAGCCGTACGTGAAATGGAGCATCGAGCCCGCGCGTGCGCAGGACGTGCCGGCCGCGATCGCGCGTGCGTACCGCATCGCGATGCAGGAACCGCGCGGCCCCGTGTTCGTGTCGATCCCGGTCGACGACTGGGATCAGCCGGCCGAGCTGCTGCCGCGCCGCGACGTCAGCCATGTCGTGCGGCCCGATCCGGACGCGCTCGCGCGGCTCGGCGATGCGCTCGACGCCGCGCGGCGTCCCGCGTTCGTGGTCGGGGCAGCCGTCGATCGCGCCGGTGCGTGGGACGACGTCGTGCGGCTCGCCGAGCGGCACCGTGCGCGTGTGTACGTCGCGCCGATGTCGGGGCGCTGCAGTTTCCCCGAGGACCATCCGCTGTTCGCCGGCTTCCTGCCCGCGATCCGCGAGAAGATCGTCGCGCGGCTCGACGGGCACGATCTCGTGTTCGCGTTCGGCGCGCCCGCGTTCACCTATCACATCGAGGGCTTCGGCCCGCACGTGCCGCCGGGCGCGACGCTCGTGCAGCTCGTCGACGATCCGGGCCTCGCCGCGTGGACGCCGTCGGGCGATGCGGTCGTCGGCAACCTGCGGCTCGCCGCGCGCGACCTGCTCGCGCGCCCGGCGCCGCCCGAGCGGCCGATGCCCGCGCCGCGGCCGCCGCGTGCGCGCGTCGAACCGCCGGCCGCCGGCGAGCGCATGTCGGTCGCGTTCGCGCTGCAGACGCTCGCCGACGTGCGCGCCGCACACGACATCGTCGTCGAGGAAGCACCGAGCGCGCGGCCCGTGATGCAGGAACACCTGCCGTTCACGCACAGCGGCACGTTCTACACGATGGACAGCGGCGGGCTCGGCTACGGGATGCCGGCCGCCGTCGGCGTCGCGCTCGCGCAGCCGGGCCGGCGCGTGATCGGGCTGATCGGCGACGGGTCGAGCCTGTATTCGATCCAGGCGTTGTGGAGCGCCGCGCAGCTGAAGCTGCCGATCACGTTCGTGATCCTGAACAACCGGCGCTACGCGGCGCTGCAGGATTTCGCGCCGGTGTTCGGCTTCGGCCCGGACGATCCCGTGCAGGGCACCGATCTGCCGAACCTGGATTTCGTCGCGCTCGCGCAAGGGATGGGCTGCCGGGGCGTACGCGTGTCCGATGCCACGCGCCTGCGTGACACGATGACCGACGCGCTGCGTGTGGCGGCGCCGGTCGTCGTCGAAGTCGAGATTGTCTGA